Within Vicia villosa cultivar HV-30 ecotype Madison, WI linkage group LG1, Vvil1.0, whole genome shotgun sequence, the genomic segment ACCAGAAATGTGTATGTTCTCTATCATTGCCTCTACACAGTAGCATTAGAAATATTTGTGCATAATACTTTCTAGCAAGCTTTTTAGTCCCTAGCTAGCGACACGATATACCAAGGGAGCATCATGCTTTATTGTATCACATTAATACAAACTTGTTTTTTGGGAGGAAGTAGGGGTTTTATCCCTCTTTTCTCAACCCTCCTGATCAGGCTTCAGAGCTTCTTTCCGGGACAGAACCTGTGCTCCTACACTCTGTCTTCCATTTTTGCTCTGTTTTACCCATATCTGTTTTCTGTATCGAACTCTGTAGCCTGTTTTTAACTCGCAGGCTATTTTCCGATTGTTGCTTTTTATCTTAACCTGTTGTCACCTCTCAatcttatttttggtttatttcAACACATAAAATTTCAATTCTGCAGCCATATTTATCTGGTGATAACTATATGCTTTCTAAAGTGCAATTGGCATGAGTCTGTATGTTTATTTATCATGACTGACCTTGTCATCTATTTTTTCCAACAGGAACTTGAGGATCCCCTCATTATAATCCATGAGAAGAAAATCTCAAGTATAAATTCTATAGTTAAAGTATTAGAGTTAGCTTTGAAGGTGAGCAGTGCTATTCATATCACTTTGCATTGAATTGTAATTGTAAAATATTGATATTATGCTAACTTACACTTCCTCATCAACAGACACAAAGACCTTTATTAATTGTTGCTGAGGATGTAGAAAGTGATGCCCTTGCAACTCTTATTCTAAATAAGCTTCGTGCTGGAATTAAGGTTTGTTTTTCTTATATATAGACTTACTTTTTTGTTCTTAAGGTAACTTTAATCTTTGTTTCATTGTTTAACTTATCTTAAATGTTCTTTATGCTCATTATCTTAGGTATGTGCGATCAAAGCCCCTGGTTTTGGTGAAAACCGGAAATCTGGTCTCCAGGATCTTGCAGTTCTTACAGGAGGCCAAGTAAGTTATATGTTAGCAATGAAGTTATTGCTATGCTTTAGTCTCATCTTTTAAACACACGTGAGTGATACGTTTTATCTTCACATTCAGCTTATCACAGAAGAGCTTGGCTTGAATCTTGAAAAAGTCGATCTTGAAGTGTTTGGCTCTTGCAAAAAGGTACTGGTTTAGCTTATTATTGTACCATTTGAATGCACAGTTGAGTTTTGATAGTCTTTCTTGGTTAATATTCTTTGTTGCTCAGTTTTGGTAAAAGATGCAGACTGACTTAACTAATTTTTGTAATGTACAGATTACAATATCCAAAGATGACACGGTCATTCTTGATGGAGCTGGTGATAAGAAATCAATTGAGGAACGATGTGAACTGGTTTGTTCGAATCCCTTATTAGATTTCTTTTTAGTGTTGTATTCTGTTTTCATATAGAGATTTGTTCAATGAAGTGTCTGATCTGTTTCATATCATGTATTTTTATCTACAGATTAGGTCAGCAATTGAAAATAGCACTTCAGATTATGACAAGGAAAAACTACAGGAAAGATTGGCCAAGCTTTCCGGGGGAGTTGCGGTGCTTAAGGTATGCTTATTTATGACCCTGCTTGCTTATGTGCTTTTATCAAGCATTCCAAGATATTGTGGTGCTAAAACTAACACCTAAAACTTGACTTATGCAGATTGGAGGAGCCAGTGAGGCTGAAGTTGGTGAGAAAAAGGATAGAGTAACAGATGCCTTAAATGCAACCAAGGCAGCCGTAGAGGAGGGCATATTACCTGGTAAACTATAGCTCTGGCATTGTATGCTTACTTTTACATTCTCCTATCATATCTTATAAATGAATGTTTTGCACAGGTGGTGGTGTTGCTCTTTTATATGCATCAAATGAATTAAGTAAGCTTCCAACTGCCAATTTTGATCAGAAAATAGGTGTCCAGATTATCCAAAATGCTTTAAAGGTTTGTGTTTTCTGACCTCTCGATTTTTGGTTTAGACCATCCATATTCCATAACTTTTTTCTCCTTCATTACTGATTCCTTCCTTTCATGCTAAATTCTGCTATATATCAAGTTTAACCTTGTCTTAAAGACAAAGTatggttttaatttaatttcagtCTTATTTGCTCACTCTTTTGCTACTCTTTATCACAAAAAATGCAGACACCTGTGCACACTATTGCATCTAATGCCGGAGTTGAGGGTGCTGTTGTTGTTGGCAAACTTTTGGAACAGGATAATCCTGATCTTGGTTACGATGCCGCCAAAGGTCAGTGTTCCCCGTTTTCTTTTTCCTTGTCAGGTTTAAGTAGTTTCTTTTGTTTGcgttattattattgattatgtTCTCAACTTTTTTTCTTGCTGCTTTGTAATTAGGTGAATATGTAGATATGGTTAAATCTGGAATTATTGATCCATTGAAGGTGATTAGGACCGCCTTGGTTGACGCAGCCAGGTAGAATATTAACAAATTTGCAGTGGATACTAAAGTATTTGGTATGTTATATAACTCCTTTACTTACCACCATTTTTCTGCAGCGTGTCGTCTTTGATGACAACAACTGAAGCTATTGTGTCTGAACTCCCAAAAGAAGATAAAGACAGTCCTGCTATGCCTGGAGGCATGGGCGGCATGGATTATTAGTTGCTATGAAGACCTGGAATGGATTAAAGTGGTGCTTCACCATTATTATagcctttttttttttcttattaatttGACATAAGGCATCCATGTAATCATAGTGAGAGATGAAAGCTGTAGGTAGGAAGATTTGTGATTGTTATTGCATGATATGATTGAGACATTTGGAACAATTTGCATTCCAAAGTAGTTAGGAATTGTTCCCTTCATAAGTTGTCAATTGATATCAACTATCAAGGTCTCGATTAAATCCTTTTGCAACAAGgttgttttatttatatttttaaattgttgATTTTTTTCGAATAAGTATTCAACCTTTTTTCCAACTAAGTATTcaactaagtttttttttaatctttgcatATTCCCTATTACTTTTTGAGAAATACTAGCAACATTCTCTTTATCACTAGTAACATTCTCATTATCACTTgtgttttttattggttgaaatacaCGTTGAGTCTTACCACTTTATGTGAGATCTATTTTTAAAATGAGAGACACATGATAGGGTGTTAAAAGAGAGTGTTTCTAGCActtcttatttttgaaaaatgctaGCTAacaatcttttaatttttttttatcactgaCATTTATAGGAGGTTTTTAACCTCAAATTGATTTTCAacgagttttaaaaataaattgcaaagtTAAGAGCGTATTCTGCATAGTCTCTagagaaattgattcaaaaattaaattatgggAATATGATTATATTGGTTTTGCATAAGATAAAATCTCTAgagaaattgattaaaaaaatcaaattatggGAATATGACTATATTGGTTTTGCATAAGATAAAGACAAGGACTTTCTTTGTTCTGCTATACCTCCCATCTCTTTAAATGGACACTTCAAAAATTATGTGCAAAAAAATAACAAGATTAATGCCAGACTTTTGTTGGCAAAAGAATAATGAGACTAAGGGAATATCTTATAGACCTCTTAGCCTAAGATTCGTAAGGGTCTCTATCGAAATACCAGTTTTACTCATTGAATTCAGAGATACATCTTTGAACACACcaccttttatttttttagagtGTTTTTGGAGATGTATTTTTGAAGTACATATTTGAAATGATGATTTTTAGAAACAAAACCTAAAACCAGAGAAATTTAACATAAGTTTAACATAGATGGTCCAAATTACATATATATTGAAACAAAAATTTAACAATTTTGTTATAACTGAGGACGTTGAAACATTATAATGATATCTTCTCCAGATTTTTGAATCTTCGCATCGACTTCAATCGGACCCTTAGTGGAGTATCGGCAAAAAGTACTTCATATAACTTTTATATCGTCATTAGTCTTCAGTGCAAACTGGGTGAACTGCATTTTTTCTTTAGTGTCAAGGGATggtgaacgatactcgagcttGACTATCTTGCGATTTTTGGGATATTACATGAGAGAATTGAGTATGGTAATTAGCTCGGCGAGAGGCGTGTCCTCGGAGAACCTAAATTGAAGTGGCGGTTTCGCaccattgaaataaataaaagcaaggtGGGGATATGTTTAGGTCATCTATGATTTGTGGTGTGTGATGTTGAAGAAATGGTTTGGAGGCCCTATTTATAGAAGACTTAAAGCAATTTAAACCCAAACATTCTTATCCTATGTCAGAGCATGTTTCAGAAatacacttccgaattcacccattatttttttttacaaaaacaggtatttttgaaaatgcatatccgaaatatttccTGATggtttttttaaacaattcagataTGCATTTCGGAATTATGCAGAACCAAAAATAGAATTTGTTTAGGCAGAATCAATACCACGGAaacataaaaacaacaaaatcGGTAAAAGTAAATAGTGTTAAAATGTTGAatagatattatatatatatatatatatatatatatatatatatatatatatatatatatatatatatatatatatatatatatatatatatatatatatatatatgtattgaatcataTAGAGGTTACATTGTGCACgaaaatacatacaaaaaatggttCGATTACATTCTAAAATGCACTAAAGGAATTATCACTACTTAAATCTAAAACTGATTATTTCTTCTACTTCTCCCTATTTGATTCTCTCTCAAGCTCCGACAATTTGGTGACCCCTGTCACTCTTTCCAAAAAGTGATTCGGCCAAGTTTCCGCCTCTTTTGCGGAATATGTTGTCCACTCCACTAATGTGGTCGAAATTGAACATCCCGGTTTCAAATAAACCAGAACAAAATAGAGAGATCTAAGATACCTAATACAAATTATGTGGCTGGATGGGTCTTTTACATGGGCGACTCTGAAGTGGGGAAAATGTCTCCGAAAAACCATATCTTGTCAAATCAATACACACCCTATCATATGCATTTGCTATAAGATGGCCCATTTCAGGGAAGCACGCCCGATTTTCAAGTGGTGCGGAATCGGTAACACCTGGAACAAGAGCATTGTGAATTTTATCGAATCCTTACTTATTCCCATATAGTCGTGTGTAAGCTTCCGTATGCACCGTGAACTCCGAAATAAGTGTTTGTCGCACAACAGTGTGGTTCTCCTCTCCTTTACCAAGTAAAACGGATAaggctcgaaacccccaacaacCATCACCCCCCACATCTACGATCCTTTCAATGTGTATGTGCATAAAAAGCGGCATCTCTTCAATGTGAATAATTGGTGGTTTCTTAATCGAAGTTGTACGATGTGGTTTGAAAATGTGAGCTCCCTTGAAAACACTTTTTTGGGATTTTGGGATTAGAGAATTCAGAAAATGTGAAGCAACAACTTCATGGTAAGACGGAGTCCGCTTTGTTGAACTGTCATCATGTGTACTTTTCACCTTTTTAGGGGAACCTTTGGTTTTTACCAGTTGCGAATAAGGTTTCAAATAAGAGGTTTCTTGATAGGAAATTTTCCTTAGTTGTTCTTTAATGTGCAATCTCACAGTGTCATCCgttttagaaaatttatttatGATCACTTCCAACTCGGTTGCGATGGTTATACTCGACGTACCATCTTTCGTCGGACTGTAGTCATCAAATAAGAGTCTTTTCCAATGAGTGTAGACCTCGTCCATGCGTATAGGGGtatttaacttcattttttaaaaaatgagacAAGAACATGGAAACTCGTAAGTTTTCCTAATTGTACATCCACACTTTGAACTATTTGGCCCCGTTGTCTCTGTATGCTTCGcttcatgaaaaataaaattcaatcctGCTCAAGATATGTTAAGAACCAATTGTGAGTATCGAGTGTTATCTTTGAATCGGTGTTCTACCACGGTTGTGCTCAGACCAAAAGTTGTTTGAATTtcattatattggttttgaagcCTTTGGTACACCGTGTCCAATTCTctacacaaatctcccttgctatcacccaataATTTCTTCAACACCGCATGTGCAGACTCGACTCTATTAGTTGTTGTGTTTCTCAAATCTCTAACCCAGTTCATCCAAGCACACACAAGTTTCTCTTTCACCTGATCAAGAATAGTAGATTCTACGTATTTTAGAAATTTTGGATACTTAACACACAAGCTCTTGTGATGTACAACATTCTCAACATACAACTCTTCTGTAgaagaatttaaaatatttacacATGCATCCATTATATTCTCCACCACAACTCTAAATTTGACCATGTTTCCGTCTTCATCCTTGAAATCTTGGGTTCTAACTGCAGGTTTGAGCTTGGCTCtcatattttttgttatatgataccgacaaagtaatgcATAGGATGTAGGAAACACACCATCAACCACATTCATAAGGGTGTTATATCGGTCAGTTACAATGACACTAGGCATATTTTGTGGATCCTTCAACAAACTCTTGCATATGTCTAACGCCCATGTAACGTTGTCTTCTTTCTCACATTCGAGAAATGAAAATCCAACCGAAAATGTCTTCTCCGTAAAAGTGACAGCAAAAATTTCTAGAAGCAGAAGCCTGTACTTATTGGTCTTGTGCGTTGAATCAATTATAAGGACGgatggaaatgtgttgaacaacttgatactTTCTGTATAAGTCCAAAAAATGTCATGGACACTAACTTTATCATCACACACTTTGTACCTTGAAACGTAGTGGTTATcttccaaaagtttcaaaagttgttgcatttcggaTCTCGGACCTTTGCTTGTAATGTTCTGTTTATATAGTTCATTGTATTCCTGCTTGATATTTGACACATTTTatgatcttttccttttcaaatctGCAAGTATGTTTCTCAGCGCAACTTTAATTATCAACATTTCCAAAATAACTTTTTTCTCCTCTGGCTTAAGTCGACCTACAATAAGATGACTTTGTAGCTTGGTGTCTAACACATGATTACGTTGACCACAAATGACACTAAATTGACATGTATCATCCACCCTACATGATTCGCCAATTTAAACGGACACACATTTTCTCAATCCGATGTCATCATGTTTtaacttttgaatttttgaaacatGTTTTCCACCTTTCTCTCATATCATCATTACAAATGTTTGCCTTATATTAGTGTCATTGTTAAATCTTCCAATCACAACGCCAAGCCCGAATTTGCTAGCTTTCATTCGGACCTAGTCAAACATATATTGACGAGCATTgaaaatttgataatttttaaaTTGTTGCCTAACATCTATCTCGACAACAATTGTTTTAGCATCATCATTCACCTCATCTGGCTTAGCATCATCATTCACCTTGGCCTAAACATCTTTGAGAAACCCGTCGGGGTGCACCATATCTAAAATGGGcaaaaatagaaaatttgttAAGAATTATGGTTTTGTAACAGAcaatttcagaaatgcacttccgcaATAATTTAGGTgagtttcggagatgcatttccaaagcGACGCAATATTTTTATCCAAAAACCATCTTCAATGCAATGAAATAAGGGATGACATGATGAAAGTTTACCTGAAATTATATCTTTTTATGCTCTCTTTAACATGATAAAACACTTGAAATTTGATTTAAAGATGAAAAAATGGGTTGAGCGTGGATGAAGTATTTTAGAGGATTATGGTTATGGGGTGGAATAAGGTGAATGAAGTTTATATTTATACTCATCTATCTCAAATTAGTTGAACTATCTCACCCCTAgtatagaataaattaatataacCATATGTTTTCTTAAAAATTAGAGTAAAGAAAAATATGTAATATCAATTATCAACCTAATACTTATGAGTTTCTTTTTCTTATTGATCCAAATACTTCtaattgaaaaatagaaaattcatTTATAGAGTATTTATTTAAAAGCCAAAAAAAAGTCATGATATTAACTTTTTAATCACTAAATTGATAtattaattttacaaatttaattatttatattcacaataaatatattaaattattttcttatatttattgaaaacattaaatggaaatacaaataaataaataaataaatctaatTTGAAAAGATAAGActaacaaattttgaaaaaagatAAGACTAACAAATTTGTTTACTTTTCATCTCATAAATTTATCTAAAACtttgaatatatttttatttttaagaataagtcaaaatattaataaaaaatagtctCTAAATCCCTTATTTAAAGAGGTGGAATAACAAGGAAAAATAAGCCAAACAAGTGAAGATGAGTAAGAAAGAAGAACTTACCTGTGACATTGAGAGAAGCCAAGAGCTTCCCCAATTCATGGCACAACAATCACAACATCAAACACCAAACACCAATACCACCATAGATCAAAGCAATACAAAGTCATCTGTTGTCGGTAACCGCCTCACGGGGCAGCCACTTGTCTCCATGAACAAGTCCAATATGCCTATCACGGCAACATGTGTCATTCCTAATGACATTTGTTCTCATGTGTTTGAGATCGCTGCTAAAGCAGACGTCTCAAAAAGCCTCTTTGATTATGTTCGTCGTCGAGGGAGAGGCATAAGCATCCTTAGTGGGAATGGAGAGGTGGCACAAGCCACGCTTCAGCAATCCACGGGAAAAATTGTAACCCTTCATGGATGGTTCCAGATTAATTCGATATCTGGAACAATTCCCCAGTCGCCCACACGGGCAGAGGTGGGAGGTTTGTTTGTTAAATTGTCCGATACTAATGGACAAGTGGTTGGAGGAAATGTAATTCCTCCTTTGGTGGCATTGAGCCCGATATTTTTGGTCGCTTATTCTTTTGCAGACATTGT encodes:
- the LOC131643870 gene encoding chaperonin CPN60-2, mitochondrial, which translates into the protein MYRFASSLASKARIARNSTNQIGSRVAWSRNYAAKEIKFGVDARALMLKGVEELAEAVKVTMGPKGRNVVIEQSFGAPKVTKDGVTVAKSIEFKDKVKNIGASLVKQVANATNDVAGDGTTCATVLTRAIFAEGCKSVAAGMNAMDLRRGINMAVDAVVTSLKSRARMISTSEEIAQVGTISANGEREIGELIAKAMEKVGKEGVITIADGKTLQNELEVVEGMKLDRGYISPYFITNQKNQKCELEDPLIIIHEKKISSINSIVKVLELALKTQRPLLIVAEDVESDALATLILNKLRAGIKVCAIKAPGFGENRKSGLQDLAVLTGGQLITEELGLNLEKVDLEVFGSCKKITISKDDTVILDGAGDKKSIEERCELIRSAIENSTSDYDKEKLQERLAKLSGGVAVLKIGGASEAEVGEKKDRVTDALNATKAAVEEGILPGGGVALLYASNELSKLPTANFDQKIGVQIIQNALKTPVHTIASNAGVEGAVVVGKLLEQDNPDLGYDAAKGEYVDMVKSGIIDPLKVIRTALVDAASVSSLMTTTEAIVSELPKEDKDSPAMPGGMGGMDY
- the LOC131651779 gene encoding AT-hook motif nuclear-localized protein 27-like, producing the protein MSKKEELTCDIERSQELPQFMAQQSQHQTPNTNTTIDQSNTKSSVVGNRLTGQPLVSMNKSNMPITATCVIPNDICSHVFEIAAKADVSKSLFDYVRRRGRGISILSGNGEVAQATLQQSTGKIVTLHGWFQINSISGTIPQSPTRAEVGGLFVKLSDTNGQVVGGNVIPPLVALSPIFLVAYSFADIVFKKETFVAYDKDNQDVVCLDEAEHEAKIGGNFLNFEDQQLE